From one Synechocystis sp. PCC 6803 substr. PCC-P genomic stretch:
- a CDS encoding antitoxin, which yields MNTAQISTDGTHQIVILPENFTIAGSEVYIKKIGSTIILIAKNNPWQSLIESLDQFSDDFMKTREQPPLDIREEF from the coding sequence ATGAACACAGCTCAAATTAGCACCGATGGCACCCATCAAATCGTTATTTTACCAGAAAACTTTACGATAGCCGGAAGCGAAGTTTACATTAAAAAAATTGGAAGTACAATTATTTTGATTGCTAAAAATAACCCTTGGCAATCCTTAATTGAAAGCTTAGATCAATTTTCAGATGATTTTATGAAAACTAGGGAACAGCCTCCCTTAGATATACGAGAAGAGTTCTAA
- a CDS encoding type II toxin-antitoxin system mRNA interferase toxin, RelE/StbE family, which produces MKIAWSPKSLRSFKRLIPKNPNLRPMIEQILHQLATDPFHPSLRTHKLKGELANVWSCSIDYNYRLLFEFVNNPEDKEEAILLLNLGSHDEVY; this is translated from the coding sequence ATGAAAATTGCCTGGTCTCCAAAATCATTACGTTCATTCAAGCGCCTGATTCCCAAAAATCCTAATCTGAGACCGATGATTGAACAAATATTACATCAGTTGGCAACAGATCCTTTTCACCCTAGCCTACGCACCCATAAACTCAAAGGAGAACTAGCTAACGTTTGGTCATGCTCTATCGACTATAATTATCGTCTGCTATTTGAATTTGTAAACAACCCAGAAGACAAGGAAGAGGCAATTTTATTACTTAATTTAGGTTCCCATGATGAAGTCTATTAA
- the gltB gene encoding glutamate synthase large subunit, with product MPCHEGLHPLVPNFCTVTSPMNSSHLAPQVQGLYDPQNEHDACGVGFIVQMKGKVSHDIVEQGLQMLVNLEHRGACGCEPNTGDGAGILIQVPHKFIQKIAGAEGITIPAPGQYAVGNIYGSPDPLARAEARQKFNDIVAQEGLKVLGWRDIPTQNEPLGETAIASEPFMQQVYIARPEGLTDDLDFERKLYVIRKLTHGAIRSPKIDTYWYVASLSARTLVYKGMLTTAQVGQYYPELHDPDMESALALVHSRFSTNTFPSWERSHPYRYIAHNGEINTMRGNVNWMQARQALFESSLFGEDMAKVQPVINIDGSDSTIFDNALELLYLAGRSLPHAVMMMIPEPWSAHESMSQEKKAFYKYHSCLMEPWDGPASIAFTNGKMMGAVLDRNGLRPSRYYVTKDDLVIMASEAGVLPIEPERVAKKGRLQPGRMFLVDMEQGRIIADEEIKQEIVSQHPYGEWLAANLKSLEQLPSPGNVPGTDAESLRQRQMAFGYTFEELRILLAPMGRDGVEAIGSMGADTPLAVLSDKPKLLYNYFQQLFAQVTNPPIDSIREEIITSAETTIGGEGNLLDPRPESCRLIELKTPILTNEDLAKLKALDDDEFKSVTLDILFDPNQGEAGLKTALDNLFTEADQAISQGANLIILSDRQVSAEKAAIPALLAVSGLHHHLIRNGSRTKVGLVLESGEPREVHHFAVLLGYGCGAINPYLAFETLDGMIAEGLLVNVDHKTACKNYIKAATKGVIKVASKIGISTIQSYRGAQIFEAVGLNQSVIDEYFCRTSSRIQGSDLGVIAQEAILRHQHAFAPRPGDLHTLDVGGEYQWRKDGEEHLFSPQTIHLLQRAVREGNYELYKQYAALVNEQNQKFFTLRGLLDFQDRESIPLEEVEPIEAIMKRFKTGAMSYGSISKEAHESLAIAMNRIGGKSNTGEGGEDPERFTWTNDQGDSKNSAIKQVASGRFGVTSLYLSQAKEIQIKMAQGAKPGEGGQLPGKKVYPWIAKVRHSTPGVGLISPPPHHDIYSIEDLAELIHDLKNANREARINVKLVSEVGVGTIAAGVAKAHADVVLVSGYDGGTGASPQTSIKHAGLPWELGLAETHQTLVLNNLRSRIVVETDGQMKTGRDVAIAALLGAEEFGFSTAPLVSLGCIMMRACHLNTCPVGIATQNPELRAKFTGDPAHAVNFMTFIATELREVMAQLGFRTINEMVGRTDILEPKKAVAHWKAKGIDLSTILHQPEVGDDVGRYCQIPQDHGLQHSLDITQLLDLCQPAIAKGEKVTATLPITNINRVVGTIVGNEITKRHWEGLPEDTVHLHFQGSAGQSFGAFIPKGMTLELEGDANDYLGKGLSGGKIIVYPPKGSSFIASENIIAGNVCLYGATAGEVYISGMVGERFCVRNSGVNTVVEAVGDHGCEYMTGGKVVVLGQTGRNFAAGMSGGVAYIFDETGDFATRCNSAMVGLEKLEDPEEIKDLKELIQNHVNYTDSAKGKAVLADWEASIPKFVKVMPRDYKRVLQAIKKALEAGLSGDDALNAAFEENAKDVARIGGS from the coding sequence ATGCCCTGCCACGAAGGTCTTCACCCCCTCGTTCCAAACTTTTGTACGGTTACCAGTCCTATGAACAGCTCTCACCTCGCCCCCCAAGTCCAAGGTCTTTACGATCCGCAAAATGAACATGATGCCTGTGGGGTAGGTTTTATTGTGCAGATGAAGGGCAAAGTTTCCCACGATATTGTGGAGCAGGGCCTGCAAATGTTGGTTAATTTGGAGCATCGGGGGGCCTGTGGCTGTGAACCAAACACCGGGGATGGGGCCGGTATTTTAATCCAAGTTCCCCATAAATTTATCCAAAAAATAGCCGGGGCGGAAGGCATCACCATTCCTGCTCCGGGGCAGTATGCCGTGGGCAACATTTACGGTTCCCCCGATCCATTGGCCAGGGCTGAAGCTCGTCAAAAATTCAATGACATTGTTGCCCAAGAAGGCTTAAAAGTTTTGGGTTGGCGGGACATTCCTACTCAGAACGAACCCCTGGGGGAAACGGCGATCGCCAGTGAACCGTTTATGCAACAGGTTTACATTGCCCGGCCGGAAGGCTTGACTGATGACCTGGACTTTGAGCGCAAATTATACGTAATCCGTAAGTTGACCCACGGGGCAATCCGATCGCCGAAAATTGATACCTATTGGTATGTGGCTAGTTTATCGGCTCGGACGTTGGTTTATAAGGGGATGCTGACCACAGCCCAGGTGGGGCAGTATTATCCGGAATTGCATGACCCGGACATGGAAAGTGCCCTGGCCCTTGTCCATTCCCGCTTTAGCACTAATACCTTTCCCAGTTGGGAGCGCTCCCACCCCTACCGCTACATTGCCCATAATGGCGAAATCAATACCATGCGGGGCAACGTCAACTGGATGCAGGCCCGCCAGGCCCTGTTTGAATCGTCCCTGTTTGGGGAAGATATGGCCAAGGTTCAGCCGGTGATTAACATTGACGGCAGTGATTCCACCATTTTTGATAATGCGTTGGAACTGCTTTATCTGGCTGGCCGCTCCCTACCCCATGCGGTGATGATGATGATTCCCGAACCCTGGAGTGCCCACGAATCCATGAGTCAGGAAAAGAAAGCGTTTTATAAATACCATTCCTGTTTGATGGAACCCTGGGATGGCCCGGCCTCCATTGCCTTCACCAACGGCAAAATGATGGGGGCAGTGTTGGATCGTAATGGTTTGCGTCCTTCCCGCTACTACGTCACCAAAGATGATCTGGTGATTATGGCCTCCGAAGCAGGAGTATTGCCCATTGAACCGGAGCGGGTGGCCAAGAAAGGTCGCCTACAACCAGGGCGGATGTTCTTGGTGGATATGGAACAGGGGCGCATCATTGCCGACGAAGAAATTAAGCAGGAGATTGTCAGTCAGCATCCCTACGGTGAATGGCTAGCGGCTAATTTGAAATCCCTGGAGCAATTACCCTCCCCCGGCAATGTTCCTGGCACCGATGCAGAAAGTTTACGGCAACGGCAAATGGCCTTTGGTTACACCTTTGAGGAATTGCGTATTCTCCTAGCTCCCATGGGTCGGGATGGGGTGGAGGCGATCGGTTCCATGGGGGCGGATACTCCGTTGGCTGTACTATCTGACAAGCCCAAATTACTCTACAACTATTTCCAACAATTATTTGCCCAGGTTACCAATCCCCCCATTGATTCCATTCGGGAAGAAATTATTACTTCCGCAGAAACCACCATTGGTGGTGAAGGTAATTTGCTTGATCCTCGGCCAGAAAGTTGCCGCTTAATTGAGTTGAAAACTCCCATTTTAACCAACGAAGATCTAGCTAAGCTCAAAGCGTTAGACGACGATGAATTTAAATCCGTCACCCTAGACATTTTGTTTGATCCGAACCAAGGGGAAGCGGGCCTTAAAACTGCGTTAGATAATTTGTTTACGGAAGCTGACCAGGCCATTTCCCAAGGAGCTAACCTAATCATTCTCAGCGATCGCCAAGTTAGTGCGGAAAAAGCGGCTATCCCTGCTCTGCTGGCGGTGTCGGGGTTACATCACCATTTGATTCGCAACGGTTCCCGTACCAAGGTGGGTCTAGTATTGGAATCTGGGGAACCGAGGGAAGTGCATCATTTTGCTGTCCTACTCGGTTACGGTTGTGGAGCCATTAATCCTTACTTAGCTTTTGAAACTTTGGACGGTATGATCGCCGAAGGTTTACTGGTTAATGTGGATCACAAAACCGCTTGCAAAAACTATATCAAAGCCGCCACCAAAGGGGTAATTAAAGTTGCTTCTAAAATCGGCATTTCCACCATCCAAAGTTACCGAGGTGCCCAAATTTTTGAAGCGGTGGGCTTAAATCAGAGTGTGATTGATGAATATTTCTGCCGCACTTCTTCCCGCATCCAAGGTTCTGATTTAGGTGTAATTGCCCAGGAAGCTATTTTGCGCCATCAACATGCCTTTGCTCCTCGCCCTGGTGATTTGCATACCCTTGATGTAGGGGGTGAGTACCAATGGCGGAAGGATGGGGAAGAGCATTTATTTAGTCCCCAAACCATTCATTTATTACAACGGGCGGTGCGGGAAGGTAATTACGAGCTTTATAAACAGTACGCCGCCCTGGTTAATGAACAAAACCAAAAGTTCTTTACCCTGCGGGGCTTACTGGATTTCCAAGACCGAGAATCTATTCCCCTCGAAGAAGTGGAACCCATTGAAGCGATCATGAAACGCTTTAAAACCGGGGCCATGAGCTACGGCTCCATCTCCAAAGAAGCCCATGAATCCCTGGCGATCGCCATGAATCGCATTGGTGGTAAGTCCAACACTGGGGAAGGGGGGGAAGATCCGGAACGGTTTACCTGGACTAACGATCAGGGAGATTCCAAAAACAGTGCCATTAAACAGGTGGCTTCCGGGCGCTTTGGAGTGACCAGTTTGTACCTCTCCCAAGCAAAGGAAATTCAAATCAAAATGGCCCAGGGTGCAAAACCTGGGGAAGGGGGTCAGCTACCCGGCAAAAAAGTTTATCCCTGGATCGCCAAAGTGCGTCATTCCACTCCCGGCGTAGGTTTAATTTCTCCCCCGCCCCACCATGACATTTATTCCATTGAAGATTTGGCGGAATTAATCCACGACCTGAAAAATGCTAACCGGGAAGCCCGCATTAACGTCAAACTGGTGTCGGAAGTCGGGGTGGGCACGATCGCCGCTGGGGTGGCTAAGGCCCATGCCGATGTGGTGCTAGTGTCTGGCTATGACGGAGGAACCGGAGCATCACCCCAAACTTCCATTAAACATGCTGGGTTGCCCTGGGAATTGGGCCTAGCGGAAACCCATCAAACCTTGGTGTTGAACAATCTCCGTTCCCGTATTGTGGTGGAAACCGATGGGCAAATGAAAACTGGCCGGGACGTGGCTATCGCCGCTTTACTGGGGGCGGAAGAGTTTGGGTTTTCGACTGCGCCGCTGGTATCCCTGGGGTGCATTATGATGCGGGCCTGTCATTTAAATACCTGTCCCGTGGGCATTGCCACCCAAAATCCGGAACTGCGGGCCAAATTCACCGGCGATCCGGCCCATGCGGTCAACTTTATGACCTTTATTGCCACGGAACTGCGGGAAGTGATGGCCCAACTGGGTTTCCGCACCATTAACGAAATGGTTGGTCGCACCGATATTCTGGAACCGAAAAAGGCCGTAGCTCACTGGAAAGCAAAAGGCATTGATCTTTCCACTATTCTCCATCAGCCGGAAGTAGGGGACGATGTGGGTCGTTATTGCCAAATTCCCCAGGATCATGGTCTTCAGCATTCCCTCGACATCACCCAGTTATTGGATCTCTGCCAACCGGCGATCGCCAAAGGGGAAAAAGTCACCGCCACTTTACCCATTACCAATATCAACCGGGTGGTGGGCACCATTGTCGGCAACGAAATCACCAAACGCCATTGGGAAGGTTTACCGGAAGATACTGTCCATCTCCATTTCCAAGGCAGTGCGGGGCAAAGTTTTGGGGCCTTTATTCCCAAGGGCATGACCCTGGAACTGGAAGGGGATGCCAACGATTACCTGGGTAAAGGATTGAGCGGCGGCAAAATTATTGTCTATCCCCCCAAAGGCTCTAGTTTTATCGCTTCGGAAAACATCATTGCCGGTAATGTTTGTCTCTATGGCGCCACTGCTGGGGAAGTTTATATTTCCGGCATGGTGGGGGAACGGTTCTGTGTCCGCAATTCCGGCGTCAATACGGTGGTGGAAGCGGTGGGCGATCATGGTTGCGAATATATGACCGGCGGTAAAGTCGTGGTTCTTGGTCAAACAGGACGAAACTTTGCGGCGGGCATGAGTGGTGGTGTGGCCTACATCTTCGATGAAACTGGGGATTTTGCCACCCGTTGCAATTCCGCCATGGTGGGTTTAGAAAAACTAGAAGATCCCGAAGAAATTAAGGATCTCAAAGAGTTAATCCAGAACCATGTTAACTACACCGACAGCGCCAAAGGTAAAGCTGTTTTAGCAGATTGGGAAGCGAGTATTCCCAAATTCGTTAAGGTAATGCCTCGGGATTATAAACGGGTATTGCAAGCCATCAAAAAAGCGCTAGAAGCGGGTTTGAGCGGCGATGATGCTTTGAATGCGGCGTTTGAGGAGAATGCCAAGGATGTGGCTCGCATTGGGGGGAGTTAG
- a CDS encoding RNA-directed DNA polymerase, whose amino-acid sequence MKFATYEHFRETESLVRKVNKDKIAKWLLNVGYFPEENILPPSFTVSKEIKLQDTPYNININDLKKRQVAFVSFPKSTLTYRNFSVQHPWNYHDIIFYLHQNWDNILSHIFHSENKVAAYSFPIPVSKKDFEDLSPLRAGRMIYEWLEMAEEDLILDGQKFNILAKTDITNFYPSIYTHGIGWAIHGREEALEDKEFRLFGNKIDRLFQYSNDGRTNGIPIGSALSDLIAETILADIDRKFSQESKHIEYAAVRFKDDYRILCNSKENAKKLLDILSHQLSQYNLSLNESKTSFLNLPDGLYREHNRAYFPHVLRRKKYISFRKFEHTLLIALDIHRKHPGTSIIEKFIAELFDKRHNLKVSYSSQNRGKEIRKTISLLFLLKRESTKILCHVLSVIERLYIENKRNDQGLKDFLRETIKDELDRASKMSSVFEIVWLVFFCRYISLGFQNEDFDSIIKNEKIKENVFYKSIVTSKQELFKDTDFKLFTKPRACRDKTLAERFAIFKR is encoded by the coding sequence ATGAAGTTTGCAACCTATGAGCATTTCCGAGAAACAGAATCTCTTGTGCGGAAAGTAAATAAGGATAAAATAGCAAAATGGTTGCTGAATGTTGGTTATTTCCCCGAAGAAAATATCCTGCCACCGAGTTTTACTGTATCAAAAGAGATTAAACTTCAAGACACTCCATACAATATCAACATTAATGATTTAAAAAAGCGTCAAGTGGCTTTTGTTTCATTTCCCAAAAGTACTTTAACATACAGAAATTTTAGTGTTCAGCATCCTTGGAATTATCACGACATTATTTTTTATTTACATCAAAACTGGGATAATATATTAAGCCATATTTTCCACTCAGAAAATAAGGTTGCCGCCTACAGTTTTCCTATTCCAGTTTCAAAAAAAGATTTTGAAGACTTAAGCCCTCTTCGTGCAGGTAGAATGATTTATGAATGGCTTGAAATGGCAGAGGAAGACCTTATACTAGATGGTCAAAAATTTAATATTTTAGCCAAAACCGATATTACAAATTTCTATCCGTCAATCTATACTCATGGTATTGGATGGGCCATTCATGGAAGAGAAGAAGCACTTGAAGATAAAGAATTTAGACTTTTTGGAAATAAAATTGATAGATTATTTCAATATTCAAATGATGGACGAACAAATGGTATTCCCATCGGTTCGGCACTCTCTGATCTAATTGCTGAGACTATCTTAGCAGATATTGATCGTAAGTTTTCCCAAGAATCCAAGCATATTGAATATGCAGCTGTCCGCTTTAAAGATGATTACAGAATATTATGTAATTCGAAAGAAAATGCAAAAAAATTGCTTGACATTCTTTCCCATCAACTCTCTCAATATAATCTCTCATTGAACGAAAGTAAAACATCGTTTCTCAATCTTCCCGATGGGCTTTATCGAGAACATAATCGAGCATATTTTCCTCATGTATTGCGAAGAAAGAAATATATTTCTTTTAGAAAATTTGAACATACCTTGCTAATTGCATTAGATATTCATCGAAAGCACCCTGGTACTAGCATTATTGAAAAATTTATTGCAGAGTTATTTGACAAAAGACATAATTTAAAGGTTAGTTATTCAAGTCAAAATCGTGGAAAAGAAATCAGAAAGACAATTTCTCTTTTGTTTTTACTAAAACGAGAATCAACAAAAATCCTATGTCATGTTTTATCAGTTATTGAGCGTTTATATATTGAAAATAAAAGAAATGATCAAGGACTTAAGGATTTTCTTAGGGAAACAATTAAGGATGAATTAGACAGAGCATCGAAAATGTCATCCGTTTTTGAGATCGTTTGGTTGGTATTTTTCTGTCGTTATATATCTCTTGGCTTTCAAAATGAAGATTTTGACAGTATTATTAAGAACGAAAAAATCAAAGAAAATGTATTTTACAAATCTATTGTGACAAGTAAGCAGGAATTATTTAAAGATACAGATTTTAAGCTATTTACTAAACCGAGAGCTTGCCGAGATAAAACACTAGCCGAGCGATTCGCCATTTTCAAAAGATAG
- a CDS encoding DUF86 domain-containing protein, translated as MQRNQESLIDIANAIRRILRYTNEIDKVQLEINDEKLSAILYQITIIGEATKRISPDFRSQHPAIPWREMAGMRDVIVHEYDQLDLDIIWDVIENKLPELAYLFDSLLENM; from the coding sequence ATGCAACGTAATCAAGAATCCCTTATTGATATTGCCAATGCCATTAGACGCATTTTGCGCTATACGAATGAAATTGATAAAGTACAACTAGAAATTAACGATGAGAAATTATCAGCCATTCTCTATCAAATTACGATTATTGGCGAAGCAACAAAGCGAATTTCTCCAGACTTCCGCAGTCAACATCCAGCAATACCTTGGCGGGAAATGGCAGGAATGCGAGATGTTATTGTTCACGAATATGATCAACTTGATCTGGATATAATCTGGGATGTAATTGAGAACAAACTACCAGAATTAGCCTATCTATTCGACTCTCTGTTAGAAAACATGTAA
- a CDS encoding PQQ-dependent sugar dehydrogenase: protein MLIPFLFKLTLPLASGIALSSCGTLPEADLGTAAGNQTSSEPTNSVEIVQANQPEIKAVPVIDGLEHPWGMAWLPNGDILITERPGRLRIVRDGVLDPEAIAGVVAVSTVSAQQLFASQQGGLLDIALHPRFAENRFVYFTYSHGTQQANRTRVARAVFDGEKLTDWQVIFEVGQTKPGGQHFGSRLTWLPDETLLVSIGDGGNPPVELEGDFIRQQAQNRASHLGKIIRINDDGTVPADNPFRNDPKAAPEVWSYGHRNIQGLAYDPVTQKVWATEHGSRGGDELNLIQKGKNYGWPVVSFSKEYSTDQPVAPATSRPDMVDPLQIWTPAIAPSGLTIYNGDRHPEWQGTIFAGGLVDRGIRHLRLDENNQIIDETTISIGQRVRDVRQGPDGHVYVLTDQNNGQLLRLES, encoded by the coding sequence ATGTTGATCCCATTTCTGTTTAAGCTTACCCTCCCCTTGGCCAGCGGCATTGCCCTCTCAAGCTGTGGAACGTTACCGGAGGCCGACCTTGGAACCGCAGCAGGAAATCAAACTTCTTCTGAGCCGACCAATTCGGTGGAGATTGTGCAAGCTAATCAACCGGAGATTAAAGCAGTGCCAGTGATCGATGGTTTAGAACATCCCTGGGGTATGGCTTGGCTACCCAATGGCGACATTTTAATTACCGAACGGCCGGGGCGACTCCGCATTGTCCGTGATGGCGTTTTAGATCCAGAGGCGATCGCCGGGGTGGTGGCAGTTTCCACGGTTTCTGCCCAACAACTGTTTGCTTCCCAACAGGGGGGCTTACTGGATATTGCCTTGCATCCCCGTTTTGCAGAAAATCGCTTTGTCTATTTCACCTACTCCCACGGCACCCAACAGGCCAATCGCACTAGGGTGGCCCGGGCAGTTTTTGATGGAGAAAAACTGACGGATTGGCAAGTCATCTTTGAAGTGGGACAAACTAAACCCGGCGGTCAGCACTTTGGCTCCCGCTTAACTTGGTTGCCGGACGAAACTCTTTTGGTTTCCATTGGCGACGGCGGTAATCCCCCGGTGGAATTGGAGGGAGATTTTATCCGTCAACAGGCCCAAAATCGGGCTAGTCACCTTGGGAAAATTATTCGCATCAATGACGATGGCACCGTGCCTGCCGATAATCCTTTTCGCAACGACCCCAAGGCGGCCCCGGAAGTTTGGAGCTACGGCCATCGCAATATCCAGGGCTTGGCCTATGATCCCGTTACCCAAAAGGTATGGGCTACGGAGCACGGCTCTAGGGGCGGTGATGAACTGAATTTAATTCAAAAAGGAAAAAACTACGGTTGGCCGGTGGTGTCCTTCAGTAAAGAATACAGTACAGACCAGCCCGTTGCTCCGGCCACATCCCGCCCTGACATGGTGGATCCTCTCCAGATTTGGACTCCGGCTATTGCCCCTTCCGGTTTAACCATCTACAACGGCGATCGCCATCCAGAGTGGCAGGGAACCATTTTTGCTGGGGGGTTAGTGGACAGGGGCATCCGCCATTTACGGCTCGATGAAAATAACCAAATTATCGATGAAACCACTATTTCTATTGGCCAAAGGGTGAGGGATGTGCGCCAAGGCCCCGATGGCCATGTTTATGTTTTAACTGATCAAAATAATGGGCAATTACTGCGACTGGAATCGTAA
- a CDS encoding nucleotidyltransferase family protein, producing METTNLPMEQIRQFCHKWQVKEFALFGSILRPNFHSDSDIDILIEFAPTAKRGLTETIQMRDELQEIFQRPVDLIVKSAINRSENWLRRKNILESAQIIYAT from the coding sequence ATGGAAACAACAAATTTACCGATGGAGCAAATTCGTCAATTTTGTCACAAATGGCAGGTCAAAGAATTTGCTTTATTTGGTTCCATCCTACGTCCAAACTTTCATTCAGACAGCGACATTGACATACTCATTGAATTTGCGCCTACTGCAAAACGTGGTTTAACAGAAACCATACAGATGCGAGATGAACTGCAAGAAATATTTCAACGTCCTGTCGATTTAATTGTCAAAAGTGCAATCAATCGGAGTGAAAACTGGCTCAGACGTAAAAACATTTTAGAATCTGCCCAAATTATCTATGCAACGTAA
- a CDS encoding cobyrinate a,c-diamide synthase, whose product MTVIIAGERSGAGKTTITLAMLAYLARQKLRVQSFKVGPDYIDPMFHSQITGRPCRNLDPFLTSEAYVQRCFHYHSQGTPYSLIEGVMGLFDGVPYQGLTDYSSTAHIARLLNLPIVFVMDCQRLSGSVAAIVQGYRHWQPGVNLVGVILNRVGGDRHLELLKIALEPLRIPILGVFFRQQDLTLPDRHLGLVPCGELPQIQQYFDQLAHVAAQQLDWPKLLPLLETPRNLPSPMSLFDVPQKSPQARLAIAQDQAFNFYYADNLDLLTHCGFELIPFSPLEDTELPPAIDGVYLGGGFPELFAEQLSQNQALKDQLKTLIHQGLPTYGECGGLMYLSQSLTNFEGQIFPMLEMLPTAVTMGGKLSLGYRQAQVVNSHSWLWQTESLRGHEFHRSQMTKLPNQALYRQRGLLAIDQNTTDGWCVGSVQASYLHLHWGSQISTVEKFRAACLAFQKKLSYLGKHPPFKSVPLRNTGGDAHGRE is encoded by the coding sequence ATGACGGTAATTATTGCGGGGGAAAGAAGCGGTGCCGGCAAAACCACCATCACCCTGGCCATGTTGGCCTACCTGGCCCGGCAAAAACTAAGGGTGCAGTCCTTCAAAGTGGGGCCGGACTACATTGACCCCATGTTCCACAGCCAAATTACGGGGCGGCCTTGTCGTAACCTAGACCCCTTTTTAACTTCCGAAGCCTATGTACAAAGGTGTTTCCACTACCACAGCCAAGGCACTCCCTACAGTTTGATTGAAGGGGTAATGGGCTTATTTGACGGGGTGCCCTACCAAGGTTTGACCGATTACAGTTCCACTGCCCACATTGCTCGCTTGCTCAATTTGCCCATCGTTTTTGTGATGGATTGCCAGCGTTTATCCGGTTCCGTTGCCGCCATTGTCCAGGGTTATCGCCATTGGCAACCGGGGGTAAATTTAGTCGGGGTAATTCTTAACCGGGTAGGGGGTGATCGCCATTTAGAATTGCTCAAAATTGCGTTGGAACCCTTGCGTATTCCCATTCTGGGGGTATTTTTTCGTCAGCAGGATTTAACTCTGCCCGATCGCCATTTGGGTTTAGTTCCGTGTGGTGAGTTACCCCAAATTCAGCAATATTTTGACCAGTTAGCCCATGTGGCCGCCCAGCAATTGGATTGGCCCAAACTTCTCCCGCTCTTGGAAACCCCCAGGAATTTGCCCAGTCCTATGAGCTTGTTTGATGTTCCCCAAAAATCTCCCCAAGCCCGGTTGGCGATCGCCCAAGATCAAGCGTTTAACTTTTACTACGCTGATAACCTAGATTTGCTCACCCACTGTGGTTTTGAACTCATTCCCTTTAGCCCCCTAGAAGATACCGAACTTCCGCCGGCGATCGATGGGGTTTACCTTGGTGGTGGCTTTCCCGAACTTTTTGCCGAGCAATTAAGCCAAAATCAAGCCTTAAAAGATCAACTCAAAACCCTAATTCACCAGGGATTGCCCACCTACGGAGAGTGTGGCGGTTTAATGTACCTAAGCCAAAGCCTAACTAACTTTGAGGGACAAATTTTTCCCATGCTGGAAATGTTACCCACCGCCGTCACCATGGGGGGAAAACTCAGTTTGGGATACCGCCAAGCCCAGGTGGTTAATTCCCACAGTTGGTTATGGCAAACAGAATCCCTACGAGGCCATGAATTTCACCGTTCCCAGATGACGAAACTCCCTAACCAAGCTCTCTACCGCCAACGGGGACTACTGGCCATAGACCAAAACACAACGGATGGATGGTGTGTAGGGTCTGTTCAGGCTTCCTATCTCCACCTCCATTGGGGCAGTCAAATTTCCACCGTGGAAAAATTCCGAGCCGCTTGTCTTGCCTTTCAAAAAAAGTTGAGTTACCTTGGGAAGCATCCACCCTTTAAGTCAGTACCGTTAAGGAATACAGGAGGTGATGCCCATGGTAGAGAGTAG